A window of Nocardia arthritidis genomic DNA:
CGTGTACGCGGTGTTCGCGTCGACCTGTAAAGCGATATCGCCGAACCGTTCCCGCACCGCCCGGACCGGGTCGACATCCCACCCGGGTTCGATCTTGAGCTTGATGCGCAGATATCCCTGCGCCAGATATCCGGACACCGCGTCGAGCAACTGTTCGATCGAATCCATGATCCCGACCGAAACCCCGCACGGCACCCGGTCTTTCGTCGCACCGAGCTCCCTGGCGAGCGGCACGCCGAGTGCGGTCAGCTCGGCGTCGAGCACCGCCATCTCCAGGGCGGCCTTGGCCATCGCATGTCCGTGGAAGGCCGCCAGCGCGGGGGCGACCGCCGTCGCGGTGTGCGGCCCACAGGCAGCCAGCGCGGGAATCAGGAAGCGGCGCAACACATCCGCGCAACCGTCGAGGTATTCCGGCGAGTAGACCGGCTCGGCCATCGCGACGCATTCACCCCAGCCCTCCGCATCCGTGGTGACCACGCGCAGCAGCAGCAGTTCTCGCGCGAACTGGGTGCCGAACGAGGTGCGGAAGGGCGATTTCAGCGGCATTCGGATGCGCCGCAATTCCACCCCGGTGAGTTTCATTCGTTCTCCTTGGTCAATAGATAGCCGCCGTCGCGGTCGAATCCGGTGATGCGCGCGCCGTCGTTCAGCAGCTCGGTCATGACCGCGCGCACCGCGGCGCGCCAGCTCCTGGCCACGGCCGGATCCGCCGCGCGCAATCCGGTGATGTCCCGCGGCACCGCGACCAGCACGGTGCGGCCGTCGACCGATCCGGTGACAGGCCCACCGTCGGCGGAAATACCGAGCGCCACAACCGGTTTCGGAGCCGGATAGTTATCCCGGGCCGCAGTGGCGGCCGTCGCCGCCCCGATCCCGGTCGGCCGTCCGTCGCAGGCCGCTGCCACCTCGGGTGCGCGCAGCCGCCACCGGACCAGCAGCCGGTCGGTGGCATCGCCCGCGTTGACGGCGTCGGACATCGGCCCGTAGAAGTCGGGCAGGTATTCCACCGGGATCGCACCGAGTTTGACGATGTTGAAGTAGGCATTGCGGCGCACCAGCGGATCGAAGGTCCAGCCGATGGTCTCGACGCCGTTGCGCAGCGCCCAGGCGCGCTGATGCGTCTTCAAGGCGAAACCCACACTGCGCCCGCGCATCCGGTCCACCACACCGGTGATGTGGCTGTGCAGCAGCAGCCGCGCGGGCGCGGCGTGGAATCCGACGCCGACGCCGACCATTTCGGCGCCGTCGAAGGCGCCCGCCACATACCCGTCCGATTTCGACAACGCGCGCAACAGATTCGGCGCCAGCGGCCGATCCTCCGGCGCGAACCCCCACATCGTCTCGCACAACCGGCACGCCTCGACCAGATCCGCCATCTCGGTCAGCGAACGGACCACCACACCGGCGCGGGCGGCGGCTCGCTCGGCGGCGCCGGTCGCATTCGATAACACCGCCGCGGCGAGCGATTCGGCTCTCATGTTGTCCTACCTTTCTGGATCGATGTGCTCTCGCTCACGCCGAGCAATTCCTCCAGCAGTACATGGAAAAGTGCGGCGCGGCCCGGCAATTCATCGATCAGCACATGTTCGTGATCGGCATGCGCGCCATCGCCGCATGCCCCGAGCCCATCCAAGGTCGGTATGCCGATGCCCGCGGTGAGATTTCCGTCGGAGCCGCCGCCGACGGCAGCGCCGGTGATCGGCCCGATACCGAGTGCGGCACCGAGACGTTGTGCGCGGCCGAACAATTCGCGCGACGACTCGGCGGCCAACGGCGGCCGGTTCGGGCCGCCGAGCACCTCCAGTTCGGCGCCGTCGAGCAGCGGTCGCAGCCCGCGCATCGCGGCATCGACCCGATCCTGTTCGGCCACCGTCGCGGCCCGTACATCCACCGCGCACGACGCCTCGGCGGGAACCGTATTCGCCGCGGTGCCCGCCGACATCAGCGTCGGTGTCACGGAGGTGCCGACCGCCGCGTCGCCCAGGGCTGCGACGACGCCGATCTGATGGGCCAGCTCGACGGTGGCGTTCACCCCGCGCTCGGGTTCCAGCCCGGCGTGGGCGGCCCGGCCGCGCACTCGAATCCGATAGTGCGACACTCCTTTTCGGACGATCTTCAGCGCGGTTCCGGCGGCAGGCTCGGCCACCAGAACGGCCGCGCAGCCCCGTGCCGTATCGACGATCAATTCGCGCGACGACGGTGCGCCCAGCTCCTCGTCACCGGTGACCAGAATCGTTACCCCCGACCGATCCGGCAGTGCGGCCACCGCGCGCAGTGCCAGCGCCAGACCCGCCTTCATATCGAAACACCCAGGGCCGTAAAGCTTTCCGTCGCGCACCGCGAACGGATGGGTGCGCACCGAACCCACCGGCCACACCGTGTCGTGGTGACCGAGCACGAGCACCCGGGCCGGGCTGCCGAAGCGCCACCGCAGATGGGTGCGACCGGACAGCACGATCCGTTCCGGTGCGACGCCCAGCAGCGCACCGCCGACCGCCGCCACCGCATCCGCCCCGCGGGCCACCGCCGCCAGGTCCGTCGACGGCGATTCGCAGCACACCAGCCGCTCGATATCGGCCAGCAGCGCGGGCAGTTCGGCACGGAACCGCCGCACCGTCCCCGGCCCGGCGGACGCGTCGCCGCGCATTTCGACCGACGTCATCTGATACCTCCTCGCGCTCGCCGAATTCCGGATTCGAGCTTCCTCGCACCGAACCCGGGCCACTTCGTCGCCACGCACGAATTGCCCGCCCGCCATTCGTCGTTCTCGACGACGCCGCGATCGGTTCCTGCCGTCACGATGGCGGCATCGCACAGTGTTCGACGCCGCGCGGCATTCGAGGAGGATCCACCATGACAGCCACCACCCGTACCGGCTCGGCCGAGGCGCAGCGGCGCATCGCCGACGTATTCGCCGCGGCCGGCGCCGAGGGCAACCTGCACGCGCGCGCCCTGGACAGCCCGGCCGAAATCGGTTGGGCGGCAGATGAACCGGTCGTGCTGGCATCGGTATTCAAGATTCCGGTCGCGCTCGCCTATGCCCGCCAGGTCGCCGCGGGTGCGCTGGATCCGGCCGAGCGCACCACCGTCACCGCGCGCGACCGGATCGGCGGAATCGGCACCGCGGGTTGCACCGACGACGTCGAGATGAGCTGGCGCGACCTGGCGGCGTTCGCGCTGACGATGAGCGATAACGCCGCCACCGATGTGCTGCTGCGCCGGGTCGGCATCGATGCGGTGCGCGAGGTGCTCGCCGAGCTCGGACTGCACCGCACCCGGCTCATCGGCGGCTGCGAAGATCTGTTCGCCACGGTCCGGCAGGATCTGTCGTCGCAGTTCCCGGACATCGACCCGGGCGACCTCGACGCCCTGTTCGCCGCCGCGAATCCCGAGCAGCTGCGCGCGCTCTCGGTCTGCGATCCGGCCCGCACCACCGCGAGCACACCACGAGAGATCACCGCGCTGCTCGCCGCGATCTGGCAGGACACCGCGGGTCCCGCCGCGGCGTGTGCCGAGGTGCGCGCCATCATGCACCGGCAGATCTGGCCGCATCGGCTCTCCAGCGGCTTCGGCGACGAGGTGCTCATCGGCGCCAAGACCGGCACCCTGCCGTTCGTTCGCAACGAGGCGGGCGTACTCACCTTCCCGGATGAAAAACGTTACGCGGTAGCCATTTTCACCGTCGCGGCGCAGGCGAACCTGCGCGCGCCCGCGATCGATGCCGCGATCGGCAGCGCCGCGAGGATCGCCGTCGACGCGCTGCGCGACGCGGAATCCGCCAACTGAACTCCACCGCACGACCCGATATCAGAGGAGACAATCGTGACACACTGGACGCACTCCGGCACCACCGCATCGCCGGATACCGCGCACTGGCAGCGGCGGCTCACCGAAATCGCCATCCGCCAACGGATTCCGGGTGCCGTACTGGCGATCGCACACGGCGACAACCTGATCGAGGTGGCGCACGGCGTGCTCAACGTCGCGACCGGCGTGCCCACCACCACCGATTCGCTGTTCCAGATCGGTTCCATCACCAAG
This region includes:
- the menC gene encoding o-succinylbenzoate synthase is translated as MKLTGVELRRIRMPLKSPFRTSFGTQFARELLLLRVVTTDAEGWGECVAMAEPVYSPEYLDGCADVLRRFLIPALAACGPHTATAVAPALAAFHGHAMAKAALEMAVLDAELTALGVPLARELGATKDRVPCGVSVGIMDSIEQLLDAVSGYLAQGYLRIKLKIEPGWDVDPVRAVRERFGDIALQVDANTAYTLADADRLARLDPFDLLLIEQPLAEDDLLGHVELARRVRTPICLDESITSARTAAAAITLGACRIVNIKPGRVGGYLESRRIHDLCVAHGVPVWCGGMLETGLGRAANVALAALPGCVLPGDTSASDRYYDTDITPPFVLDNGHLPVPDGPGIGVRPDLGLLQAVTVATEWIPV
- a CDS encoding GNAT family N-acetyltransferase is translated as MRAESLAAAVLSNATGAAERAAARAGVVVRSLTEMADLVEACRLCETMWGFAPEDRPLAPNLLRALSKSDGYVAGAFDGAEMVGVGVGFHAAPARLLLHSHITGVVDRMRGRSVGFALKTHQRAWALRNGVETIGWTFDPLVRRNAYFNIVKLGAIPVEYLPDFYGPMSDAVNAGDATDRLLVRWRLRAPEVAAACDGRPTGIGAATAATAARDNYPAPKPVVALGISADGGPVTGSVDGRTVLVAVPRDITGLRAADPAVARSWRAAVRAVMTELLNDGARITGFDRDGGYLLTKENE
- a CDS encoding M20/M25/M40 family metallo-hydrolase, whose protein sequence is MTSVEMRGDASAGPGTVRRFRAELPALLADIERLVCCESPSTDLAAVARGADAVAAVGGALLGVAPERIVLSGRTHLRWRFGSPARVLVLGHHDTVWPVGSVRTHPFAVRDGKLYGPGCFDMKAGLALALRAVAALPDRSGVTILVTGDEELGAPSSRELIVDTARGCAAVLVAEPAAGTALKIVRKGVSHYRIRVRGRAAHAGLEPERGVNATVELAHQIGVVAALGDAAVGTSVTPTLMSAGTAANTVPAEASCAVDVRAATVAEQDRVDAAMRGLRPLLDGAELEVLGGPNRPPLAAESSRELFGRAQRLGAALGIGPITGAAVGGGSDGNLTAGIGIPTLDGLGACGDGAHADHEHVLIDELPGRAALFHVLLEELLGVSESTSIQKGRTT
- a CDS encoding serine hydrolase, whose protein sequence is MTATTRTGSAEAQRRIADVFAAAGAEGNLHARALDSPAEIGWAADEPVVLASVFKIPVALAYARQVAAGALDPAERTTVTARDRIGGIGTAGCTDDVEMSWRDLAAFALTMSDNAATDVLLRRVGIDAVREVLAELGLHRTRLIGGCEDLFATVRQDLSSQFPDIDPGDLDALFAAANPEQLRALSVCDPARTTASTPREITALLAAIWQDTAGPAAACAEVRAIMHRQIWPHRLSSGFGDEVLIGAKTGTLPFVRNEAGVLTFPDEKRYAVAIFTVAAQANLRAPAIDAAIGSAARIAVDALRDAESAN